The following are encoded in a window of Roseimicrobium gellanilyticum genomic DNA:
- a CDS encoding HEAT repeat domain-containing protein, which translates to MRYTYDPADLQELLSRVGSSDDDAHYHALSVLQEHAEQTRGPLIALLKESPSEFQRSRCVTALTGMDHPEVEKALLHALQHDSSSIVRDVAVTGLRGIEDKETVPIFIDALSDRSEIVRRWCADILGRLGDERAVPRLKEALQHKDEWLAFRAAESLRQWNVPEARTTLEHLRDEALESSVRTCAKQALWEWDHGKVK; encoded by the coding sequence ATGCGATACACTTACGATCCTGCGGACCTCCAAGAACTGCTCTCCCGAGTGGGCAGTTCGGACGACGATGCGCACTACCATGCGCTCAGTGTCCTGCAGGAGCACGCAGAGCAGACGCGCGGTCCCTTGATCGCCCTGCTGAAGGAGTCCCCCTCCGAATTCCAGCGCTCACGCTGTGTGACGGCTCTCACGGGCATGGATCACCCGGAAGTAGAAAAGGCCCTGCTACACGCACTTCAGCATGACTCCTCCAGCATCGTTCGCGACGTGGCGGTGACGGGACTGCGAGGAATCGAGGACAAGGAGACGGTGCCCATCTTCATCGATGCACTCAGTGATCGCAGTGAGATTGTGCGCCGCTGGTGCGCGGACATCTTGGGGCGACTCGGCGATGAGCGGGCTGTCCCCCGGCTGAAGGAGGCCCTGCAGCACAAGGACGAGTGGCTGGCCTTCCGCGCGGCGGAGTCCTTGCGCCAATGGAATGTGCCTGAGGCCCGCACCACGCTGGAGCATCTGCGCGATGAGGCACTCGAGTCCTCCGTGCGCACCTGTGCAAAGCAAGCACTCTGGGAGTGGGACCATGGGAAGGTGAAATAA
- a CDS encoding antibiotic biosynthesis monooxygenase family protein, which translates to MSAVAKTPEPPYYAVIFTSDRTEGDRGYARMAERMVELAREQHGFLGVESVRAADGVGITVSYWESEEAIRHWKANAEHLAAQRGGQTTWYADYFLRVAKVERQYGKPAP; encoded by the coding sequence ATGAGCGCCGTCGCGAAGACTCCCGAGCCCCCCTACTACGCTGTCATCTTCACCAGCGATCGCACCGAAGGGGACCGTGGCTACGCCCGCATGGCCGAGCGCATGGTGGAGCTGGCCCGTGAGCAGCACGGATTTCTCGGCGTGGAGAGCGTGCGCGCCGCGGATGGCGTGGGCATCACCGTGAGCTACTGGGAAAGCGAGGAAGCCATCCGCCACTGGAAGGCGAATGCAGAGCACCTGGCCGCCCAGCGCGGCGGCCAGACCACGTGGTACGCGGACTACTTCCTCAGGGTGGCGAAGGTGGAGCGGCAATATGGGAAGCCTGCCCCTTGA
- a CDS encoding sugar phosphate isomerase/epimerase family protein, which produces MTPCLFSISYAGFWGQDALSLEQFIRHAGELGYPAVMIAGKRPHLSSLDATPELLEGVCETLAAAQVRCDVIAAYTNLSQPTGVGCEVPHLEFQIAYVESLARIAAKVGAKVVRIFTAYEVEGQDLQAQWKHCVTAIREMCDRAAPHGVSIAVQNHHDIALHTEALLELLADIDRPNCGLGFDAWSPALRGESLYEAARMAAPRTLITTNADYIKVPRHRYRPELVNYERQSTDWVRAVPFGTGFIDYHAFFQGLYDGGFGGTAVYEMCSPLRGGGTLKNLDACASGYLKWMRAHHRAG; this is translated from the coding sequence ATGACACCTTGCCTCTTCTCCATCAGCTATGCCGGATTCTGGGGGCAGGATGCCCTGAGTCTTGAGCAATTCATCCGGCATGCAGGCGAGCTTGGCTATCCAGCGGTGATGATTGCGGGGAAGCGCCCGCATCTCTCGTCACTGGACGCAACTCCGGAACTCCTGGAGGGCGTCTGTGAAACTCTTGCTGCGGCGCAGGTGCGCTGCGATGTCATCGCCGCCTACACGAATCTCTCGCAGCCCACCGGCGTGGGCTGCGAGGTTCCGCATCTCGAGTTCCAGATCGCGTATGTCGAATCTCTGGCTCGCATCGCAGCGAAAGTCGGGGCCAAGGTGGTCCGCATCTTCACGGCATATGAGGTGGAAGGACAGGACCTGCAGGCGCAGTGGAAGCATTGCGTCACCGCCATCCGGGAAATGTGCGACCGCGCTGCACCTCATGGTGTATCCATTGCCGTCCAGAATCATCATGACATCGCTCTCCACACGGAAGCGTTGCTGGAACTGCTGGCGGATATCGACCGGCCCAATTGCGGACTGGGCTTCGATGCCTGGTCACCCGCCCTGCGTGGTGAATCCCTCTATGAAGCTGCGCGAATGGCAGCTCCGCGGACTCTAATCACGACCAATGCGGACTACATCAAGGTCCCCCGTCATCGCTATCGTCCGGAGTTGGTGAACTACGAGCGCCAGTCCACCGACTGGGTGCGCGCTGTTCCCTTCGGCACTGGCTTCATCGACTATCACGCCTTCTTTCAGGGTCTGTATGATGGAGGCTTTGGTGGTACTGCGGTTTATGAGATGTGCTCACCCTTGCGTGGTGGCGGCACGCTCAAGAATCTGGATGCCTGCGCCAGCGGATATCTCAAATGGATGCGTGCGCATCATCGCGCAGGATAA
- a CDS encoding CehA/McbA family metallohydrolase: MRARFLFLVCWHALVWFHVSRAEIPVIATEPQPFLAATRQVVETAAFLGSPFTTEETAALQQCIQQNDAAAVEKAQRILDARVLFLVTINPEQRVKVSATQALPKLDEAGWHQYLVKVVNEAGTTAALKVSSPEAGQVFFRHYPQPGRADPPPPSPPLSARWLDVQMWDAPPMRPTLSGLNVEYRMIGLYSRDAGKRDAKFHFDVGQGTQDLGFRGETNVLFDCLPAHEVTLRVKDENGEPCMAAFTFTDAAGRVYPSQFKRLAPDFGFQQQIYREDGEKVKLPHGAYHITFQRGPESLPEKREVTINAETKELAFQVKRWIDPAKQGWWSGDHHIHAAGCAHYTSPTEGVHAPDMARHCQGEDLKIGANLTWGPCFDYQKQFFSGKEDKTSQYPFLLRYDIEVSGFGSHKSGHLCLLRLKDQMYPGGDSSKHWPTLGLNTLRWAQKQGAVCGPAHSATGLAVDSNELPNYVIPPFDGIGANEYIVDVTHEVEGPDGKPVPAVDFMSTVDTAPLWELNIWYHTLNAGFRTRISGETDFPCIYGERVGMGRSYAKVDGRLTYDAWCDAIEKGRCYVSDGFSHLMEFTANGVPLGEQSSEVHLPKPGKVTLKAQVASLLSELPRPEFRGQKAPPGSENQKSWGRNFDAFYRRPYWHVERARIGDTREVPVEVIVNGYPVAKRILKADGTVNDLSFDVEIPHSSWVALRILPSAHTNPIFVMVDKKPIRASKRSVDWCLKCVDQCWTSKEPTYDDDEKEDARAAYEHARTVYKKRLAECAAE, from the coding sequence ATGCGCGCGCGTTTCCTCTTCCTGGTGTGCTGGCATGCTCTCGTGTGGTTCCACGTTTCCCGTGCGGAGATTCCGGTCATCGCCACTGAACCGCAGCCCTTCCTTGCGGCAACCCGGCAGGTCGTGGAGACCGCGGCGTTCCTGGGTTCCCCCTTCACGACGGAGGAAACTGCGGCGCTGCAGCAATGCATCCAGCAAAACGATGCCGCTGCCGTTGAGAAGGCGCAGCGTATCCTGGATGCACGCGTGCTGTTTCTTGTGACCATCAATCCGGAGCAGCGAGTGAAGGTCAGCGCGACGCAAGCGCTGCCCAAGCTGGATGAGGCGGGCTGGCACCAATACCTCGTGAAGGTGGTGAATGAAGCGGGCACGACCGCAGCACTGAAGGTGAGCAGCCCGGAAGCCGGGCAGGTATTCTTCCGGCACTACCCACAGCCGGGCAGGGCGGATCCACCGCCACCCTCCCCTCCCCTTTCGGCACGCTGGCTGGATGTGCAGATGTGGGACGCGCCGCCCATGCGCCCGACCTTGAGCGGGCTGAATGTGGAGTACCGCATGATCGGTCTCTACAGTCGGGATGCCGGCAAGCGCGATGCGAAATTTCACTTTGATGTGGGTCAGGGCACTCAAGATCTCGGCTTCCGTGGGGAGACGAATGTGCTCTTCGACTGCCTGCCCGCCCATGAGGTGACGCTACGAGTGAAGGATGAGAACGGCGAGCCTTGTATGGCAGCCTTCACGTTCACAGATGCTGCGGGACGAGTATACCCCTCACAGTTCAAAAGGCTCGCTCCGGACTTCGGTTTCCAGCAACAGATCTATCGTGAGGACGGCGAGAAGGTGAAGCTGCCCCATGGGGCGTATCACATCACCTTCCAGCGCGGACCAGAGTCTTTGCCGGAGAAGCGGGAGGTCACGATCAACGCGGAAACGAAGGAGCTCGCCTTCCAGGTGAAGCGCTGGATCGATCCTGCAAAGCAAGGCTGGTGGAGTGGAGATCATCACATCCATGCCGCCGGCTGCGCCCACTACACCAGCCCCACCGAAGGGGTGCACGCGCCGGACATGGCACGACATTGCCAGGGGGAAGACTTGAAAATTGGCGCGAACCTCACGTGGGGTCCCTGCTTCGACTACCAGAAGCAGTTCTTCAGCGGGAAGGAAGACAAGACCTCGCAGTATCCCTTTCTCCTGCGCTATGACATTGAGGTTAGCGGCTTCGGTTCGCACAAGAGCGGCCACCTCTGTCTGCTGCGTCTGAAGGATCAGATGTACCCCGGCGGCGACTCCAGCAAGCACTGGCCCACGCTTGGCCTGAACACACTCCGCTGGGCTCAGAAACAGGGCGCGGTGTGCGGACCTGCGCACTCTGCCACGGGGCTGGCGGTGGATTCCAATGAATTGCCGAACTATGTCATTCCACCTTTTGATGGCATCGGCGCGAATGAGTACATCGTGGATGTGACCCATGAGGTCGAGGGGCCCGATGGCAAGCCAGTGCCTGCGGTCGACTTCATGTCCACCGTGGATACGGCGCCGCTGTGGGAGCTAAACATCTGGTACCACACCCTGAACGCCGGCTTCCGCACCCGCATCAGTGGAGAGACGGACTTCCCCTGCATCTATGGCGAGCGTGTCGGCATGGGTCGCAGCTATGCAAAGGTGGATGGCCGCCTGACCTACGATGCGTGGTGCGATGCGATCGAAAAGGGGCGCTGTTATGTGAGCGATGGATTCAGCCACCTCATGGAATTCACCGCGAATGGAGTGCCGCTGGGCGAACAGAGCAGCGAGGTGCATCTGCCGAAGCCAGGCAAGGTGACGCTGAAGGCGCAGGTAGCCTCTTTGCTCTCCGAGCTGCCGCGGCCTGAGTTCCGTGGGCAGAAAGCACCGCCCGGCTCAGAGAATCAGAAAAGCTGGGGAAGGAATTTCGACGCCTTCTACCGCAGACCCTACTGGCATGTGGAGCGAGCGCGTATTGGGGACACACGTGAAGTGCCCGTGGAGGTGATTGTAAATGGCTACCCTGTCGCGAAGAGGATACTCAAGGCGGATGGCACGGTGAATGATCTTTCCTTCGACGTGGAGATTCCTCACAGCAGTTGGGTGGCCCTGCGGATCCTGCCCAGCGCACACACGAATCCCATCTTTGTGATGGTGGACAAGAAACCCATTCGTGCGAGCAAGCGCAGCGTGGACTGGTGCCTGAAGTGTGTGGACCAATGCTGGACCTCGAAGGAGCCCACCTATGATGATGACGAGAAAGAAGATGCGCGTGCCGCCTATGAACATGCGCGCACGGTGTACAAGAAGCGGCTGGCGGAGTGCGCGGCGGAGTGA
- a CDS encoding GNAT family N-acetyltransferase — protein sequence MAADLTDLVIRELTVDEFPQILPLIEQHNSKLDPGELRRRLESMIPHGYRCIAAFMGGRMVGVAGYWVSARFYCGEYMDVDNVFVLPELRSHGIGWRMMDWLHEKAQELRCKVVMLDSYTTYVDAHRFYLRMGYEILGYHFIKRLPESPQPA from the coding sequence ATGGCCGCTGACCTCACCGACCTTGTCATCCGCGAGCTGACTGTGGACGAGTTTCCGCAGATCCTACCACTCATTGAGCAACATAATTCGAAGCTGGATCCGGGCGAGCTGCGACGACGGCTCGAATCCATGATTCCCCACGGCTACCGCTGCATCGCCGCCTTCATGGGGGGCCGCATGGTCGGCGTGGCGGGCTACTGGGTCAGCGCCCGCTTCTACTGCGGGGAGTACATGGATGTGGACAATGTCTTTGTACTGCCCGAGCTCCGCTCCCACGGCATTGGCTGGCGCATGATGGACTGGCTCCACGAGAAAGCCCAGGAACTGCGCTGCAAGGTGGTGATGCTGGACTCCTACACCACCTACGTAGATGCGCACCGCTTCTACCTGCGCATGGGCTATGAAATCCTGGGATATCATTTCATCAAACGTCTGCCCGAATCCCCGCAGCCCGCGTAG
- a CDS encoding aspartyl/asparaginyl beta-hydroxylase domain-containing protein produces MSAPASASPAAQVPAPLPPPTTDHALGKLPLKAYDRTHRIKPATGGWAKKLEDLQDWIEDVVARFSPLGDPPIYSNEHFDWIPEVEADWKKVRAELDNVMQYRDSMPSFQDIMKEVGAIQTDDQWKTFFLKAVGMDCEENAARCPETMKVLEKLPGVTTAFFSILSPRKHIPSHRGAWTGILRMHLGLLVPEPRENCRIRIANQTCTWEEGKVLIFDDTWNHEVWNDTAGYRVVLFVDFERPLKWPLSWLNSAVMNLAPLAPFLREVKGKQKAWEKKMWGGKKK; encoded by the coding sequence ATGTCCGCTCCTGCTTCCGCCTCCCCCGCGGCTCAAGTACCTGCTCCGCTCCCGCCTCCCACCACGGACCATGCGCTCGGGAAACTGCCGCTGAAGGCGTATGACAGAACCCACCGCATCAAGCCTGCCACCGGAGGCTGGGCCAAGAAACTCGAGGACCTGCAGGACTGGATTGAAGACGTGGTGGCGCGATTCTCACCACTGGGTGATCCGCCGATCTACAGCAATGAGCATTTCGACTGGATCCCGGAGGTCGAGGCGGATTGGAAGAAGGTGCGCGCTGAGCTGGACAATGTGATGCAGTACCGTGACTCCATGCCCAGCTTCCAGGACATCATGAAGGAAGTGGGCGCCATCCAGACAGATGACCAGTGGAAGACCTTTTTCCTCAAGGCGGTGGGCATGGATTGTGAAGAGAATGCAGCTCGCTGCCCGGAAACGATGAAGGTGCTTGAGAAGCTTCCTGGCGTGACCACGGCCTTCTTTTCCATCCTTTCCCCCCGGAAGCACATCCCATCCCATCGCGGTGCCTGGACCGGCATCCTGCGTATGCATCTCGGCCTGCTGGTGCCGGAGCCGCGTGAGAACTGCCGCATTCGTATCGCAAACCAGACTTGCACTTGGGAAGAGGGGAAAGTCCTCATCTTCGATGACACTTGGAATCATGAAGTGTGGAATGACACTGCTGGCTACCGCGTGGTTCTCTTCGTCGACTTCGAACGTCCTCTGAAATGGCCGCTGAGCTGGCTCAACTCCGCCGTCATGAATCTCGCCCCCCTGGCCCCCTTCCTGCGCGAGGTAAAGGGCAAGCAGAAGGCTTGGGAAAAGAAGATGTGGGGTGGCAAGAAGAAGTAG
- a CDS encoding glycosyl hydrolase family 18 protein, with protein MKTKPLLASLLRIVMGVLAVCALGAIGYAVWQPGLEVKDGRHDRGANGIWLAHGWLGADSWFVDNGKQSEMARYRSPDSVKALASKLKAHGIKDVFPHLCPTDYKGEIAGVSPVHVETFLDAFGDFRVIPWVGGVKDSSVRMANPGWRKGFAQSISKLVADHPRLAGVQVNVEPLPVGTPEFLLLLEEVRAAMPATKVLSVAAYPPPTRWHPFPEIHWDESYFREVSRRCDQMAVMMYDAGQDYGKAYQHLMRGWTSEVLQWSEGAEVLLGVPAYHDAGVGYHNPKVENIPNALKGIHRGLEDAGLPSSYQGIAIYSEWETSDDEWQYLKEHFLKAH; from the coding sequence ATGAAGACCAAACCACTGCTGGCCTCGCTTCTCCGCATCGTGATGGGAGTACTTGCGGTATGTGCGCTGGGAGCGATTGGCTATGCGGTCTGGCAACCAGGGCTGGAGGTGAAGGATGGAAGACATGACCGCGGCGCGAATGGCATCTGGCTGGCGCACGGATGGCTCGGGGCCGACTCGTGGTTCGTTGATAACGGCAAGCAATCGGAAATGGCCCGCTATCGCAGTCCAGACTCCGTGAAGGCACTGGCGTCAAAGCTCAAGGCGCATGGCATCAAGGATGTGTTCCCGCATCTATGCCCCACTGACTACAAAGGGGAGATTGCCGGGGTTAGTCCTGTTCATGTGGAGACGTTTCTGGATGCATTCGGTGACTTCCGGGTGATCCCCTGGGTGGGCGGGGTGAAAGACAGCAGTGTGAGAATGGCCAACCCCGGTTGGCGAAAAGGCTTTGCTCAAAGCATCTCCAAGCTCGTGGCAGATCATCCCCGCCTCGCCGGAGTCCAGGTGAATGTGGAGCCGCTGCCCGTGGGCACTCCGGAGTTTCTTCTACTGCTGGAGGAGGTGCGCGCGGCCATGCCCGCGACCAAGGTGCTCTCCGTGGCCGCCTATCCTCCGCCCACCCGGTGGCATCCTTTTCCGGAAATTCATTGGGATGAGAGCTACTTCCGTGAAGTCAGCCGCCGCTGCGATCAGATGGCGGTGATGATGTATGATGCTGGTCAGGACTATGGAAAAGCCTACCAACACCTGATGCGCGGCTGGACGAGCGAGGTGCTCCAGTGGAGTGAAGGAGCCGAGGTGCTGCTGGGGGTACCCGCCTACCACGATGCAGGGGTGGGATATCACAACCCGAAGGTGGAGAATATCCCGAATGCCTTGAAGGGCATTCACCGGGGCCTGGAAGATGCCGGACTTCCTTCGAGTTATCAGGGCATTGCTATCTATTCAGAGTGGGAGACCTCCGATGATGAGTGGCAGTACCTCAAGGAGCATTTCCTGAAGGCACACTGA
- a CDS encoding SGNH/GDSL hydrolase family protein → MRRRTLLRSSLVLAATCTLGLCSASAADTSAKKRVLILGDSISIGYTPFVQKMLADEMVVLRPMRGDKPENCSGTTSGVANIDRWLQIDGGKWDVIHFNWGLHDLKHVKPDGKTSDLATDPPQATVEVYEKNLREIVAKLKATGAKLIFCTTTPVPEGSMKVYRTDADAVKYNAAALQVMKENGIAVNDLYAFAKPQLQKIQIQPANVHFTKEGSEVLAGEVVKAVRAAVK, encoded by the coding sequence ATGAGACGCCGCACCCTTCTCCGCTCCTCCCTGGTCCTTGCAGCCACATGCACCCTGGGCCTTTGCTCTGCATCCGCTGCCGATACTTCAGCCAAGAAGCGCGTGCTCATCTTGGGGGACTCCATCTCCATCGGCTACACCCCTTTTGTGCAGAAGATGCTGGCGGATGAGATGGTGGTGCTGCGCCCCATGCGCGGCGACAAACCGGAGAACTGCAGTGGCACTACCTCCGGTGTAGCGAACATTGACCGCTGGCTGCAAATCGACGGCGGGAAGTGGGACGTGATCCATTTCAACTGGGGCCTGCATGACCTCAAGCATGTGAAGCCCGATGGCAAGACCTCCGACCTGGCTACAGACCCGCCGCAAGCCACGGTGGAGGTGTATGAAAAGAACCTGCGCGAGATCGTAGCCAAGCTGAAGGCCACAGGCGCGAAGCTCATCTTCTGCACCACCACACCGGTGCCGGAGGGCAGCATGAAAGTTTATCGCACCGATGCAGACGCGGTGAAATATAATGCGGCCGCCCTGCAGGTGATGAAGGAGAATGGCATCGCCGTGAATGATCTCTATGCCTTCGCCAAGCCGCAGCTTCAGAAGATCCAAATACAACCGGCAAACGTGCACTTCACGAAAGAAGGCTCCGAGGTGCTGGCTGGTGAAGTCGTGAAAGCCGTGCGTGCCGCGGTGAAGTAG
- a CDS encoding DUF2959 family protein, with translation MTFTSRHVAIVLAIVTVLTSCRTIYYGAMEKIGFEKRDLLVRAVKHAKAKQKEAGGEYRDALQQLQAVYGRSGSNLEKAYDKLNVEYLACDAATKIVKHRIDEMDRVASDLFKEWQKEIGIMSDASLAGSSQAKLTETKARFAELSSALHNSYNAMPPVLDKLRDHTLYLKHNLNAEALGALRGKADAIQGDIQALLERMNRAIAEADAFVKAMN, from the coding sequence ATGACCTTTACTTCCCGCCATGTTGCCATCGTCCTTGCGATCGTCACCGTTCTCACCTCCTGCCGCACCATCTACTACGGCGCGATGGAGAAGATCGGCTTTGAAAAGCGCGACCTGCTTGTCCGAGCGGTGAAGCATGCGAAAGCCAAACAGAAAGAAGCTGGGGGTGAGTATCGCGATGCCCTGCAGCAACTCCAGGCGGTCTATGGGCGTAGTGGGAGCAATCTAGAGAAGGCGTATGACAAGCTGAACGTGGAATATCTTGCCTGCGACGCTGCCACCAAGATCGTGAAGCACCGCATTGATGAGATGGACCGTGTGGCCTCGGATCTCTTCAAGGAATGGCAGAAGGAAATCGGTATCATGAGTGATGCCTCACTCGCGGGCTCCAGCCAGGCAAAGCTCACCGAGACCAAGGCGAGATTTGCCGAGCTCTCCAGTGCCTTGCACAACTCCTACAACGCCATGCCCCCTGTTCTGGACAAGCTGCGCGACCACACTCTCTACCTGAAGCACAACCTCAATGCCGAAGCCCTGGGCGCTCTGCGTGGCAAGGCGGATGCCATCCAAGGGGACATCCAGGCCCTGCTCGAGCGGATGAATCGTGCAATTGCAGAAGCGGACGCGTTTGTGAAGGCCATGAACTGA
- a CDS encoding lipase family protein, whose amino-acid sequence MPDKLPPPTEDALFPPCDSFDFFRTREVHPFDADATSYSEVNASWLADASLLAYSEESVVHEVYRKAGFAEVTTLNGHRTQAYIASSRDVTIVSFRGTRVAKRFSSEEFKNVIADWITDLRFALAESSHGGFVHLGFKDALGEIWEPLLDSIMSLQRDDPKRPIWMTGHSLGAALATLAAARLGHVKGVYTFGSPRVGDAGFHAGYRVPTFRVVHQDDIVTRVPMYSCFVPPQVDVGLYKHVGEFVLIDSSGKIHLSPDLRTEAGNFVEAQLKAFVTATGIFRHGLLWSLSPSAFYNHSPLYYAMQMRL is encoded by the coding sequence ATGCCAGACAAATTGCCTCCTCCTACCGAAGACGCCCTCTTCCCGCCATGCGATTCCTTCGACTTCTTCAGGACTCGTGAGGTCCATCCTTTTGATGCAGACGCGACCTCATACAGCGAAGTGAACGCCTCCTGGCTGGCAGATGCCTCTCTGCTGGCATACTCTGAAGAGTCAGTCGTGCATGAAGTGTATCGCAAGGCCGGCTTTGCTGAGGTTACGACTTTAAACGGCCATCGTACCCAAGCGTACATCGCCTCCAGTAGAGATGTGACCATCGTGAGTTTCAGGGGGACCCGGGTGGCCAAACGGTTCTCCTCGGAAGAGTTCAAAAACGTCATCGCAGACTGGATTACCGACCTCAGATTCGCGCTGGCGGAATCCTCCCACGGAGGCTTTGTCCATCTCGGGTTCAAGGATGCTCTGGGTGAGATTTGGGAGCCTCTCCTTGACTCGATTATGTCGCTGCAGAGGGATGACCCGAAGCGTCCCATTTGGATGACTGGTCATAGCTTGGGTGCGGCACTCGCGACACTTGCGGCTGCTCGCTTGGGACATGTGAAAGGAGTTTACACTTTCGGGTCGCCACGAGTTGGTGACGCTGGCTTTCACGCAGGCTATCGCGTGCCCACCTTTCGTGTGGTGCATCAAGATGACATTGTTACAAGGGTGCCCATGTACAGCTGCTTTGTTCCACCCCAGGTTGACGTGGGACTCTACAAGCATGTCGGAGAGTTTGTGCTGATTGACAGCTCTGGGAAAATTCACCTCAGTCCCGACCTGCGGACTGAGGCTGGGAATTTTGTCGAGGCTCAGCTCAAGGCCTTTGTCACTGCCACCGGCATCTTCCGCCATGGCTTGTTGTGGTCCTTGAGTCCCAGCGCTTTTTACAACCACTCCCCACTTTACTACGCCATGCAGATGCGGCTGTAG